The Mangifera indica cultivar Alphonso chromosome 8, CATAS_Mindica_2.1, whole genome shotgun sequence genome has a window encoding:
- the LOC123223012 gene encoding coumaroyl-CoA:anthocyanidin 3-O-glucoside-6''-O-coumaroyltransferase 1-like has product MAQPYTVKVLEHSHVAPPSGSVSTTIVPLTLFDVLWFFCNPIQRIFFFELPYPTLHFTETILPHLKHSLSLTVSHFFPLAAKLTCPIPPNKPYLRYNEGDSIPVTVAESDLDFNHLVGNHARENRAFQSLVPNLPTARLSPDTEQVAPVVALQITVFPNAGISIGISFNHVVADGSSINHFIKSWASIHRSGGEALASLSLPYHNRYVVKDPGEVASTNLKYLLTWDYSIESTPSEAVPQDKIRITLVLNQAQTEKLKEWIKTQSRNKKDKELGPIRISTYVVTCAFMWVNLMKLQEKLEESETGSHPFNDDKLCHFLSLADCRERYELAVPATYFGNCLAFFFVSEKRSELMGKNGIAIAAKAIAKTISGLEKGPLIGAEQWASKSWEILKVGDFVTVAGSPKLRVYETDFGWGRPKKSEVAHIGAYGAFSLSECRDEEGGIEIGLVLDRKKLDLYKEIFVQGLELEHPFSFDS; this is encoded by the coding sequence ATGGCTCAACCATACACAGTTAAGGTTCTTGAACACAGCCATGTTGCTCCGCCATCGGGCTCCGTATCCACAACGATCGTTCCTCTTACTTTGTTCGATGTGTTATGGTTTTTTTGTAATCCCATACAGCGCATCTTCTTCTTTGAACTTCCTTACCCTACTTTACATTTCACAGAAACTATCCTTCCCCATCTCAagcactctctctctctcactgtTTCTCATTTCTTCCCCTTGGCCGCCAAACTAACGTGCCCTATACCGCCCAACAAGCCGTATCTCCGTTATAACGAGGGCGACTCTATTCCCGTTACAGTCGCTGAATCTGACCTCGATTTCAACCATCTTGTAGGCAACCATGCACGAGAAAACAGAGCTTTTCAGTCTCTTGTCCCAAATTTGCCAACGGCGAGGTTGTCACCCGATACCGAGCAAGTGGCGCCTGTTGTGGCTTTGCAGATTACTGTATTTCCAAACGCAGGTATATCTATCGGTATCTCATTTAACCACGTGGTTGCTGATGGGAGCAGTATCAACCATTTTATCAAATCTTGGGCTTCCATTCATAGGTCTGGAGGAGAAGCCTTGGCTTCCCTTTCACTACCTTACCACAACAGGTATGTGGTTAAAGATCCTGGTGAAGTTGCGTCTACTAACTTGAAGTATTTATTAACGTGGGATTACTCAATCGAATCAACACCTTCCGAAGCTGTTCCCCAAGACAAGATTCGGATCACTTTGGTTCTAAATCAAGCTCAAACTGAGAAATTGAAAGAATGGATCAAAACTCAAAGcagaaataaaaaagacaagGAACTGGGGCCGATACGCATATCAACATATGTGGTAACGTGTGCTTTCATGTGGgttaatttgatgaaattacAGGAGAAATTAGAAGAAAGTGAAACTGGCAGCCATCCTTTCAATGATGACAAGCTTTGCCACTTCCTCTCTTTAGCCGACTGCAGAGAGAGATATGAACTTGCGGTACCAGCAACATATTTTGGAAACTGTCTCGCATTTTTTTTTGTGTCAGAAAAACGAAGTGAGCTAATGGGAAAAAATGGCATAGCCATTGCGGCCAAAGCTATTGCAAAAACGATTAGTGGATTGGAGAAAGGACCACTAATAGGGGCGGAGCAATGGGCGTCCAAATCGTGGGAAATATTGAAAGTCGGAGATTTTGTTACGGTTGCTGGCTCGCCAAAATTACGCGTTTACGAGACTGATTTCGGGTGGGGCAGACCCAAAAAAAGTGAGGTAGCCCACATCGGCGCCTATGGAGCTTTCTCTTTGAGTGAATGTAGAGATGAAGAAGGTGGGATTGAGATCGGCTTAGTACTCGACCGAAAAAAGCTGGACTTGTACAAGGAAATTTTTGTGCAAGGCTTAGAATTAGAACATCCATTCAGTTTTGATTCATAG